A part of Bosea sp. (in: a-proteobacteria) genomic DNA contains:
- a CDS encoding ATP-binding protein — protein MMDAHDHLIALLARLKLGAMRDQFDSLIDEADRRDLTIREVLTMFCEREVARRDQRRIDMGYGLARFPFACDLTGFDFGAQPSLDKAQIREIATGRFIANGETVLLLGPLGIGKTHLAVALGREAIVAGYSVLFTPATTLVAQLAKAHSDGRLEERLTHYAKPKLLIIDELGYLPFEPDAPHLFFQLVSRRYERGAMLVTSNRAVGEWGSVFGDPVVANAILDRLLHHGHVITIHGDSYRLREKRRSGLLQKPASAPAPPNT, from the coding sequence CTGATGGATGCGCACGATCACCTGATCGCGCTGCTGGCTCGGCTGAAGCTCGGCGCCATGCGCGATCAGTTCGACAGCTTGATCGACGAGGCCGACCGACGCGACCTCACGATCCGCGAGGTTCTGACCATGTTCTGTGAGCGCGAGGTCGCCCGCCGCGACCAGCGGCGCATCGACATGGGATATGGGCTCGCCCGCTTCCCCTTTGCCTGCGACCTCACGGGCTTCGACTTCGGCGCGCAGCCCTCGCTCGACAAGGCGCAGATCCGCGAGATCGCCACGGGCCGCTTCATCGCCAATGGTGAAACCGTCTTGCTGCTCGGGCCGCTTGGCATAGGGAAAACGCATCTCGCCGTGGCGCTGGGCCGTGAAGCCATTGTGGCGGGCTACTCGGTACTGTTCACTCCAGCCACCACCCTGGTCGCCCAGCTCGCCAAGGCTCACAGCGACGGCAGGCTCGAGGAGCGGCTCACGCATTACGCAAAGCCCAAGCTCCTGATCATCGACGAACTCGGCTATCTGCCCTTCGAGCCTGACGCCCCACATCTGTTTTTCCAGCTGGTCAGCAGGCGCTACGAGCGGGGCGCGATGCTCGTCACCTCAAACCGGGCCGTAGGTGAATGGGGTTCGGTGTTCGGCGACCCTGTCGTCGCCAACGCCATCCTCGACCGGCTGCTCCACCACGGCCACGTCATTACGATCCACGGCGACAGTTACCGGCTCCGCGAAAAGCGCCGAAGCGGGCTTCTGCAGAAGCCCGCTTCGGCGCCAGCACCACCCAATACCTAA